One window of the Periophthalmus magnuspinnatus isolate fPerMag1 chromosome 17, fPerMag1.2.pri, whole genome shotgun sequence genome contains the following:
- the ly97.3 gene encoding uncharacterized protein ly97.3 isoform X1, which yields MADVTMRLLALALSVAVLFTVGECLDCHRCVSRRPGEECELTVETCKPGKDGCAAAKFTRAPFGQYQKCMALKDCELLKLNAYIDMKCCGEDLCNTF from the exons atgtgaccatgaggctgttagcattagctctgtCCGTGGCCGTGTTGTTTACAGTGG GTGAGTGTCTGGACTGTCACAGGTGTGTGTCCAGACGCCCGGGAGAGGAGTGTGAGCTCACCGTGGAGACGTGTAAACCAGGGAAGGATGGATGTGCGGCTGCTAAGTTCACCAGGGCTCCAT TTGGACAGTACCAGAAATGCATGGCTCTGAAAGATTGCGAACTGCTCAAGTTGAACGCCTACATCGACATGAAATGCTGCGGCGAAGATTTGTGCAACACCTTTTAA
- the ly97.3 gene encoding uncharacterized protein ly97.3 isoform X2, which translates to MRLLALALSVAVLFTVGECLDCHRCVSRRPGEECELTVETCKPGKDGCAAAKFTRAPFGQYQKCMALKDCELLKLNAYIDMKCCGEDLCNTF; encoded by the exons atgaggctgttagcattagctctgtCCGTGGCCGTGTTGTTTACAGTGG GTGAGTGTCTGGACTGTCACAGGTGTGTGTCCAGACGCCCGGGAGAGGAGTGTGAGCTCACCGTGGAGACGTGTAAACCAGGGAAGGATGGATGTGCGGCTGCTAAGTTCACCAGGGCTCCAT TTGGACAGTACCAGAAATGCATGGCTCTGAAAGATTGCGAACTGCTCAAGTTGAACGCCTACATCGACATGAAATGCTGCGGCGAAGATTTGTGCAACACCTTTTAA
- the rheb gene encoding GTP-binding protein Rheb, translating to MPQPKSRKIAILGYRSVGKSSLTIQFVEGQFVDSYDPTIENTFTKMITINGQEYHLQLVDTAGQDEYSIFPQTYSIDINGYILVYSVTSNKSFEVVQVIHEKLLDMVGKVQVPIMLVGNKNDLHMERVISCEEGKALADSWNAAFMESSAKENQTAVEVFRRMILEAEKMDGGVQPGKTSCSVM from the exons ATGCCGCAGCCCAAATCACGAAAAATCGCCATCCTCGGGTACAGATCCGTAG GAAAGTCCTCCTTGACAATTCAGTTTGTTGAAGGCCAGTTCGTGGACTCCTATGACCCTACAATAGAAAACA CGTTTACTAAAATGATAACAATAAACGGACAGGAGTACCATCTGCAGCTGGTGGACACGGCAGGCCAG gaCGAGTACTCCATCTTCCCACAGACCTATTCCATAGACATCAACGGTTACATCCTGGTCTATTCAGTCACATCTAATAAAAG CTTTGAAGTCGTTCAAGTCATCCATGAAAAGCTGTTGGATATGGTGGGCAAGGTTCA AGTACCAATTATGCTGGTCGGAAACAAGAACGACCTACATATGGAGCG AGTAATCAGTTGTGAAGAGGGAAAAGCATTAGCTGATTCCTGGAACGCTGCTTTCATGGAATCCTCAGCTAAAGAAAACCAG ACTGCTGTAGAGGTTTTCCGGAGGATGATTTTGGAGGCGGAGAAAATGGACGGAGGCGTGCAACCCGGAAAGACCTCCTGCTCCGTGATGTAG